ACGAAAGCTTTGTGGATTTCAAGGCTGCATACGATTCAGAAGAAGACAGAAAGAATAAGCATGGCAAGATTCGCTTCGGCCTAGGGGCAATAAAGGGTCTTGGAGAGAAGGCAATAGAAAAAATTATACAGGCAAGAGAAGAATGCGGAGGCTTTACAGGCCTGTATCATTTCTGCGAAAATGTTGATTTAAGAGCCGTTACAAAGCAGTCTATCGAGGCTCTTGTGAAAGCCGGCGCTTTCGACCGGCTCGGAGCAAGCAGGGCGCAGTTTTACGAAGCGGTGGAGCCTGCCGTTCGTGCAGGGCAGACTGCTCAGGCCGATAAGCTCAGCGGACAGGGGAATCTGTTTGCCGCTTTCGGAGAAGAACAGAGCGGACAGGAAGCTCAGGCAAACAGCCTGCCGGACGTTCCGGCCTGGCCTCCGGCTCTTATGCTCAGCTACGAAAAAGACCTGCTCGGGATATTCGTAACATCAAACCCGCTCAGCAGGCAGGGCGATACAATCACCGCCTACTCCACTGCCCACAGCGATGAAATCCCAAAAATGGCAGACGGAGCTGATATCGTTATCGGCGGGATGATTACCGATACAAAAGTCTTCACCACAAAATCAGGCAAAAATGCAGGCAGGAAGATGTGTATCGTGAGCTTTGAAGACCTCAACGGGGAATGCGAGATTGTCCTTTTTCCCGATCAGTTCGCAGAATTCTCGCATCTGATAGAGCAGGATAAGATTATATTCGTTCAGGGGAAGGTTGATAAATCCCGCGATAACCCCCAGATCATCGCAAAGAGGATTATCCTCCCTGAGCTGGTTATGAATCAGTTCTCAACGAACGTGTTTATAAAATGGGAAAGCTCTTATGAAGAGGCGAAGGTTGAGAAGCTCAAGCGGGTTATCACAGAATACAGCGGCAAATCGCCTGTTTTCCTTGAAATTAAGACCGAAGACGGAAGCATTGTTACTGTCCAGTTCGACGGGAAATTCTCCGTTACTCCAGACCAAAATTTCAGAGGGCAGGTAAGAAGTATCGCAGGAGACAGCGCACTCGAGCTGAGAAGAAGCAGATAGCAAAACTGCCCTTACTTCCGAATTTAACATTCGGTGTTTGGTATTAGTTTTGAAAATTGTTATACTCATAAACTGAAATGAATGCCAAAATTGAAATACCATATAAACGAATAGCAGAGTTCTGCAAAGAAAACCGAATCAAAAAACTTGCTCTGTTCGGCTCTGTGCTCAGGGACGATTTCTCAAATTCAAGCGATATTGATATCCTTGCAGAATTTGAGCAGGGAGCCCGTGTAGGGTTGGATTTTTTCAGAATTCAAAATGAGCTTTCAGAAATTTTCGGCAGAAAAGTTGACCTGAACACAAAGGCCTTTCTCAGCAAGAATTTCAGGGAGCAGGTGATAAACAATTCCGAGGTTATTTATGGAGCAGCATAAAGACCAGATGCGTTTAAAGCATATGCTTGAAAGCTGCAAAGAAGCAGAAAATTTGGCAAGTAATAAAAACAGGGAAGATATATTCAAGGAAAGAATACTCGAGCTTGCTTTAACAAGATTGGTCGAAATTATTGGGGAAGCAGCAACCAAAATTTCTGAAAACACAAAAATGAAATACTCTAAAATCCAATGGAAAGAAATAATAGGTTTACGAAATCGTTTGTTTCATGGATATGATTCTGTAGACTTGGATATACTATGGGATATAATAGAGTTTGACTTGCCAGTTTTAGTAAAAGAACTGCAAAAAATCATTCCTGATAATCAAGCTTAACACTGAACAATTTGAAAATACTCTTCTTATAGGTTGGATGGATGAAAAAAACAATTTCTAATATCGCAAGGATAATAATAGGCGTTGGTGCTGTAGTTTTGCTGCTAAGCACTCAGGACATATCGGAATTAGCAGCGTCTTTCTCAAAGATCAAGCCCTTGATGTTTTTTGCTGCAGTAGCGCTTTTCTTAATCGCTCAGTCGATGGTAGGGATAAGGTGGAAATATCTGCTGAGTCTTATAAACATAAAGGTTTCCAGCCTCGCAGCGGTAAAGCTGACATACGTAGGTTTTTTCTACAACAACGTAATGCTCAGCTTTGTGGGCGGGGATGTACTTCGTGCTTGGTATATCACCCATCATACCAGCCATAAGAAGATGGAGGCGGCTTTCAGCGTTATTGTTGACCGCTTTTGCGGGCTTGCATCATCGCTTTTGCTCGCAGGCATCGGCCTGCTTTATTCATACAAGCTCCTATCTTCCGCAGATGATTCCTCAAAAGAGATTCGCGGCCTTGAAACGATCCTCCTCGCAGGGGCTTCTGCGCTTGTTCTTGCAGTTGCGGTATTTTTCCTAATTAGAAAAACCGCCTTTATGCAGAAGCTTTGGGCTAAGATCCGTCATAAGGTTCTGCGTCTTCTCGAGGCGGTTAAGGTGTATGCAGGAAGCCCGTTTAAGATGTTTCTTGCCATTGTTTTCACGCTTCTGATTCAGCTTTGCAGCATTTCAGGGTTTTACCTTGTGTGCAGCTCCGCAGGGATCGAGGCAGACTTCCGCTACTACGCTGCCTTTTTCCCCCTCTGCTGGATGATTGGCTCGCTTCCGATAAGCCCTGGTGGGCTGGGAGTTCTGGAGGTCGGGATTTCCGCCGCCTTCTCACTTCTGCCTGAGGTGAGCCCTGAGCAGGCCGTTACAATAGCCCTTTGCCAGCGTCTTGTGCTTCTTGTGGGCTCTCTGCCAGGGCTTGCGATCCATCTTTCAGGCCTTCATATGCCCGCAGAAGCGGCTGAAGAGCTCAAAAACGAGGATATTCCGATTTGAAACGGTTTTTTGTTTTGACAATCCTCCGTTTTTCACTAAAGTTTCTGCAACAGTCATAATTAAATAATAAACAGTTAACATTTTAAGACCAAGGAGTTGGCAATGCAGGAATTTGATACTCTAAAGAATCTTGTTGAAGAAGCTGAAATGGATTTACAGAAAGCTCAAAGCGGAAATAAAGCCGCTGGTACCAGAGTGCGCAAGAAAATGCAGGACATTAAAGCAGCAGCCCAGACTATAAGGGCAAAAGTTCTTGAAATGCGCGACTGATATCTGAAATTTGGGAATACTCGGATGCCTCCTAAACTACTTTTCGACATAGATAACATTGATCTGAGCCGAGTGCTCTTTGATAAAACTGAAATACTAAAATACAACCCGCAGAATTATGAAATGCAGCAGCTTGATGGTATCATCTGGTATGACGATGAAAACCATTACAGTGTTGGCTACAAAGACGTAACGGACCAGGAATTCTGGGTGCGCGGGCATATTCCGGGCAGGCCGATTATGCCCGGTGTGATTATGGTTGAAGCGGCAGCTCAGCTTTCGAGCCTCTATATGAAGAAGATTTACGGTCTTAAAGGCTTTATCGGCTTTGCGGGGATTGAATCGGCGAATTTCAGGGGTACGGTAGTACCCGGAGACAGGCTTATTATGCTCTGCCATATATATAAGATGCGGAGCAGAAAATACACTGCAAAGGTGCAGGGTCTCGTTGAAGGCACGATGGTTTTTGCCTGCGAGATTTCCGGAATGAACGTTTAGGTGGTAAAGTATTCCGAAAAGCCGTAAATTGCCCCAAGGCGGTTTACGGCTTTTTTTCATTTTGTCTGATCGACATTTTTGCAGGGCAGTTTTTTGGAAGATTTAATAAAGCTCAGTGTAAAAACCAAACCTTCCGAGGCGGGGGAATACCCTGTTGTTATCGGCAGCGGAATACTCTCTAATCAGCTTTTAGCCCGTTTCGCCGCAGGACGAAGGAATTTTATCGTTACAGATGAAAACGTTCATTCTGCGGGGCTGGATTCAGCTTTCCAGCAGGAGGCTGGTTTTTTTGTAATCTCTCCCGCTGGCGAGAAAAGCAAAAACATAACCACCGTGATAGAGATTGTGGAGGCTATGGAAGCTTCCGGTATGGGGCGAGATTCAGTTATCACCGGGCTCGGCGGGGGAACTGTGGGCGATATGGCAGGCTTCGCTGCTGCAATCTTCAAAAGAGGCGTGCCTGTATTGCACATCCCCACCACCACTGTTGCTCAGGCAGATTCGAGCATCGGCGGAAAAACGGGAGTTGATTCCTCTATCAGCAAAAACGCATTCGGCGCATTTCACCACCCAGCCGCTGTAATCATAGACACCCACACCCTCAAAACGCTCCCCGAAAGGGAGTATTTCTCTGGGCTCGCTGAATCTGTTAAGCATGCGATGATTATGGACAGCGATTATTTCGGCTTCTTAGAGGCAAGCATCTCGGAATTGAGAGAGCGGGAGGACGATGTCTTATCCCAGCTCGCTGAGAAGAACTGCAAGATAAAGGCAAAGATAGTCGAAGAAGACCCGTGCGAGAAAAACCAGCGGCGAATCCTAAACTACGGCCATACCATCGGGCATGCTGTGGAAACACTCAGCGGATACAAGCTCCTGCACGGAGAATGCGTTTCGATAGGGATAATCGCAGCGGGGCTTATAGAAATTGAGCTCGGCTCGGGCTCGAAAAAACGGGTCGAAAAAACAGAAAATCTGCTCAAAGAGCTTTCTCTGCCCGTTAGGATACCAGAATACATCAGCACTGAACAGATCCTCAGCCTGATAAAACACGATAAAAAAGCCGTTGACGGCTGGCCCAGATTCGCCCTGATTGAGGATATCGGAAAGGCCTTAACAAAAGGCGGGCAGTGGGCGCATCCGGTGGATGCAGAAATTGTTGAATCTGCGGTTAATAAGCTCAAACAGAAACCGTAAAACGCTTCTTGGCATAAACTGGGATTAAAAGCTGCTAACGGGTTCTGCTGCGTTATCTAATTGCTAAATCATAATAGAAGGTGGTTTTATGAAAAACGAACGTTTTTTGAAAATTGCTGCTGCCTGCTCTGCGATTCTTCTCACTACTCTTTACGCAGGTTCGCTCAAACCTGAAAATCTGCGATGCGAGTACCGCACAAATCCGCTTGGCATTGATGCAGCCAAACCTCGTCTAAGCTGGACTGTATCATCAGATAAGCGAAACCAGAGCCAGAGGGCTTACAGAATCTTAGCAGCCACAAGCCCAAGAAAACTCACGCCGGAAAAGGCTGACCTATGGGATTCAGTCAAGGTAATCAGCGATAATACAATCGCAGTGGAGTATCAAGGCAAGCCTCTGGAATCCGGAATGCAATGCTGCTGGAAGGTGAAAGTTTGGGACAGCCAGCTGAGGCCTTCCGATTGGAGCAGTCCCGCTCATTGGACTATGGGGCTTTTAGACCCTTCAGACTGGCAGGCCGAATGGATCGGCTTCGATGATATACCTTCACGAGATCAAAGGAAAACGGCTGAATCTATTCGCAAAGCAGACTGGATATGGTCTCGCCCAAATGCAAGCCGGCCTGTAAAAACAGGCAACTCATTTTTCCGCCTGAAATTCAACATCCCTGAAAGTTGGGAAATCAAATCGGCATACTGCTTGTTTGCCGCAGACAATGCCTGTGAGATTTATGTGAATGGAGATTTCGCTGCACAAACGCAATCCCACAGCTCCCTGAAACACTGCTCTTTAGCTGGAATGCTAAAATCAGGCAAGAATATTATTGCAGTAAGCGCGGAAAATGCAGGCGATTCGGCAAATCCGGCAGGCCTTATCCTCGCCTCAGAAATAACAGCAGACTCAGGCGAAAAGATTGAATTAACAACCAGCGAAGAGTGGCTTTGCTCTGAAAGCAAAAGCGACAAATGGAAAACACTCTCATACGATGATTCAAAATGGCAAAACGCAAAACCGGCAGGGAAATACGGCTCAGGCCCTTGGGGCGAGCCTAAAGTTCAGGGCGGCGCAGCTCCAGCCCGCTATCTGCGAGATGAATTCAAGCTGGCGGATAAAAAAATCAAGAGCGCGTATCTGCATGCGTCTTCGCTGGGGATATACGAGGTTTACCTCAACGGCAAGCGAATCGGGGAAGACTGGTTCTCCCCGGGCTGGACAGACTACGAAAAAAGGGTTTACTACCGGACGTATGATGTTGCAGAGCAGCTCAGAAAAGGCCAAAACGCAATCGGCAGCGTGATAGCAGACGGCTGGTTTGCAGGGTACATCGGATTCACCCAAAAACGAAAGCATTACGGCGAGGACCTGCGTTTCCTCGGCCAGCTTGAGATAGAATATACAGACGGCACCACGCAAACTGTAAGCACCTCGAAAGACTGGAAGGCCTCACTCGGCGCAGTAAAAAAAGCAGACTTCCTCAAAGGCGAAACATACGACGCAAGGCTTGAGATGCCCGGCTGGAGCAAACCCGGATTTGATGACAGCGGCTGGAAAGACGTTTCGACAGGCTCCGATGAGGTGAGCCCGAAAGTGCAGGCGGCGGTAAGCGAGCCGGTAGTGGTTTTCGAGAAGGTAGAGCCTGTGAGCTTATCGGAGCCCGCTCCCGGGCGGTATGTGTTTGATATGGGGCAGAATTTCGCAGGCGTTGTGAAGCTGCGGATCAGCGGCAAACGCGGACAGGCCGTAAAGCTCCGCCATGCAGAACGCCTCAATGAAGACGGCACAATCTACACCGCCAACCTCCGCAGCGCAGATGCCGAAGACACATACATCTGCAAAGGCGGCGGCAAAGAAATCTGGCACCCCTCATTCACCTTCCACGGCTTTCAGTACGTAGAGCTGACCGGCCTCAAGCAAAAGCCAAGTCTCAGCGATGTTACCGGCCTTGCCCTGAGCAGCGATATGCCTGAAACGGGGAATTTTGAATGCTCTAATCCAATGGTCAACAAGATAGCGGAAAATGCCGAATGGACGATGAGAATGAACTTCATAGATATCCCAACAGACTGCCCCCAGCGAGATGAACGCCTCGGCTGGACCGGCGATGCGCAGGTGTATGTAAACACAGCGGCATACCAGAACGATATTCACGCATTCTTCATCAAATGGCTCAGAGACTTAAATGATACCCAGCGAGAAGACGGGCAGTATCCCAAGGTTGCCCCCTTGAAGAAAGCAGGCGACGGCGAGCCAATGGCATGGAACGCCGACGGAGGCCCCGCATGGGCGGATGCAGGCATTATATGCCCTTGGACAATCTACAAGATGTATGGCGATAAGCGAATCCTCGAGAAATACTACGATAATATGAAGCGTTTCATCGCTTTCAGAATAAACCGAAGCAAAGATAATCTGCTCCCTCCGGATAATTTCCACTGCTTCGGAGACTGGCTTAACATCGACGATAACACGCCCAAAGACGTTATCTATACCGCATACTTCGCTCGCAGCACCAACCTGCTCTCACAAATCGCCGAAAAGCTCGGCAGAGAAGAAGATGCAGCGAAATACAGCAGGCTTTTTGAGCAGCTGCGAAGAGCATTCAATAAGGCTTATATCAGCAGCGACGGAAAGATAAAGGGCGATTCGCAAACGGGGTATGTTTTGGCGATTTCCTGCGGGTTAGTCCGCGGGGAAACTGCCGAGCTTGCAGCCGAGCACCTTGTCCGCAGGATAAAGGAAGAAAACGGCCACCTCTCCACAGGCTTTGTGGGGACGAAAGACCTTATGCTCGCGCTTGATAATATCGGGCGCAGCGATCTCGCCTATCAGCTCCTGCTTAACGACACCTTCCCCTCATGGGGCTTCTCTATAAAGCACGGGGCAACTACAATCTGGGAACGCTGGAACGGCTGGACACCCGAGCAGGGCTTTGCAGACCCGGGGATGAATTCCTTCGCCCACTATTCATTTGGAGCTGTATGCCAGTGGATATACGAAACGATAGGCGGAATCAAAACCGGCGGGAATGCGTTCAAGAATATAATCATCCAGCCAAAACCCGGCGGAGATCTCGACTGGGCAAAAACTTCATACCGCTCAATAAGGGGCGAGATTAAAACCGAATGGAAAATTGAGGGCGGGAAATTTATTCTTGATGTGGAGATCCCCGCAAACACATCAGCAAATGTGTATCTGCCAACCGAAAACATTGAAAGCATCAGGCAGAACGGCCATAAAATCAAAGACGCAGAGCCCGCTCAGGAAGCGGCTGTT
This window of the Sedimentisphaera salicampi genome carries:
- a CDS encoding nucleotidyltransferase family protein, whose product is MNAKIEIPYKRIAEFCKENRIKKLALFGSVLRDDFSNSSDIDILAEFEQGARVGLDFFRIQNELSEIFGRKVDLNTKAFLSKNFREQVINNSEVIYGAA
- the aroB gene encoding 3-dehydroquinate synthase, translating into MEDLIKLSVKTKPSEAGEYPVVIGSGILSNQLLARFAAGRRNFIVTDENVHSAGLDSAFQQEAGFFVISPAGEKSKNITTVIEIVEAMEASGMGRDSVITGLGGGTVGDMAGFAAAIFKRGVPVLHIPTTTVAQADSSIGGKTGVDSSISKNAFGAFHHPAAVIIDTHTLKTLPEREYFSGLAESVKHAMIMDSDYFGFLEASISELREREDDVLSQLAEKNCKIKAKIVEEDPCEKNQRRILNYGHTIGHAVETLSGYKLLHGECVSIGIIAAGLIEIELGSGSKKRVEKTENLLKELSLPVRIPEYISTEQILSLIKHDKKAVDGWPRFALIEDIGKALTKGGQWAHPVDAEIVESAVNKLKQKP
- a CDS encoding lysylphosphatidylglycerol synthase transmembrane domain-containing protein, whose protein sequence is MKKTISNIARIIIGVGAVVLLLSTQDISELAASFSKIKPLMFFAAVALFLIAQSMVGIRWKYLLSLINIKVSSLAAVKLTYVGFFYNNVMLSFVGGDVLRAWYITHHTSHKKMEAAFSVIVDRFCGLASSLLLAGIGLLYSYKLLSSADDSSKEIRGLETILLAGASALVLAVAVFFLIRKTAFMQKLWAKIRHKVLRLLEAVKVYAGSPFKMFLAIVFTLLIQLCSISGFYLVCSSAGIEADFRYYAAFFPLCWMIGSLPISPGGLGVLEVGISAAFSLLPEVSPEQAVTIALCQRLVLLVGSLPGLAIHLSGLHMPAEAAEELKNEDIPI
- a CDS encoding 3-hydroxyacyl-ACP dehydratase FabZ family protein; translated protein: MPPKLLFDIDNIDLSRVLFDKTEILKYNPQNYEMQQLDGIIWYDDENHYSVGYKDVTDQEFWVRGHIPGRPIMPGVIMVEAAAQLSSLYMKKIYGLKGFIGFAGIESANFRGTVVPGDRLIMLCHIYKMRSRKYTAKVQGLVEGTMVFACEISGMNV
- a CDS encoding family 78 glycoside hydrolase catalytic domain is translated as MKNERFLKIAAACSAILLTTLYAGSLKPENLRCEYRTNPLGIDAAKPRLSWTVSSDKRNQSQRAYRILAATSPRKLTPEKADLWDSVKVISDNTIAVEYQGKPLESGMQCCWKVKVWDSQLRPSDWSSPAHWTMGLLDPSDWQAEWIGFDDIPSRDQRKTAESIRKADWIWSRPNASRPVKTGNSFFRLKFNIPESWEIKSAYCLFAADNACEIYVNGDFAAQTQSHSSLKHCSLAGMLKSGKNIIAVSAENAGDSANPAGLILASEITADSGEKIELTTSEEWLCSESKSDKWKTLSYDDSKWQNAKPAGKYGSGPWGEPKVQGGAAPARYLRDEFKLADKKIKSAYLHASSLGIYEVYLNGKRIGEDWFSPGWTDYEKRVYYRTYDVAEQLRKGQNAIGSVIADGWFAGYIGFTQKRKHYGEDLRFLGQLEIEYTDGTTQTVSTSKDWKASLGAVKKADFLKGETYDARLEMPGWSKPGFDDSGWKDVSTGSDEVSPKVQAAVSEPVVVFEKVEPVSLSEPAPGRYVFDMGQNFAGVVKLRISGKRGQAVKLRHAERLNEDGTIYTANLRSADAEDTYICKGGGKEIWHPSFTFHGFQYVELTGLKQKPSLSDVTGLALSSDMPETGNFECSNPMVNKIAENAEWTMRMNFIDIPTDCPQRDERLGWTGDAQVYVNTAAYQNDIHAFFIKWLRDLNDTQREDGQYPKVAPLKKAGDGEPMAWNADGGPAWADAGIICPWTIYKMYGDKRILEKYYDNMKRFIAFRINRSKDNLLPPDNFHCFGDWLNIDDNTPKDVIYTAYFARSTNLLSQIAEKLGREEDAAKYSRLFEQLRRAFNKAYISSDGKIKGDSQTGYVLAISCGLVRGETAELAAEHLVRRIKEENGHLSTGFVGTKDLMLALDNIGRSDLAYQLLLNDTFPSWGFSIKHGATTIWERWNGWTPEQGFADPGMNSFAHYSFGAVCQWIYETIGGIKTGGNAFKNIIIQPKPGGDLDWAKTSYRSIRGEIKTEWKIEGGKFILDVEIPANTSANVYLPTENIESIRQNGHKIKDAEPAQEAAVVHIGSGQYRFESSI
- a CDS encoding DUF86 domain-containing protein, which produces MEQHKDQMRLKHMLESCKEAENLASNKNREDIFKERILELALTRLVEIIGEAATKISENTKMKYSKIQWKEIIGLRNRLFHGYDSVDLDILWDIIEFDLPVLVKELQKIIPDNQA